One region of Fibrobacter sp. genomic DNA includes:
- a CDS encoding family 43 glycosylhydrolase: MGTATLKSFAMAFCASFVAQGAFAADWFAKDNLQPGHDPSMIRFDDGYALMTTNNQLSLWTSEDLVSWKAHGKTMTSFPQWIYTYAPKMEDVWAPDLYVMNNEFRAYYCGSEFGVRNSAIGYTASKSIVPGTAGYGWTDRGHVFHTKQGADSYNAIDPDVIKTSKGEFWMAFGSFGMGIQLIKLDPTTGLQASDDKTVYNIARRTSKESGGAEEGPSLIEHNGQFFLFTAWDKCCQQGATIEQTTYKTAYGRADNITGPYKDRAGYSMTSGGGTIVLERYGRYVGPGGGEPFQDVNRVRFVHHYYDNAGDKYNHIHIRDIVFTDDNWAEMGQPFFGRYLSAEAEHGVLTRAVSGDLAVTRGNKASGSEYLGYINTKGSVIHLPMNIMQAGEYILRYRYANGGTGTATHSVTVNGKAQNVKLPSTGAWGEFPETSVAMIPATLKRGGNFIDVSPVPDGENFAELDRIDFLRVIRDTIPGNGFDNGIRVRLNEDDALAMKDGAYAIFENVITDSIVSNKVSIQVKNASGKLSLRSGSKSGTVLSECDLSKAETDENGWSVVECSEMKSQKGVQDFYLTASGVSGEVAVGNIMFKSAPVPMSSSSEVEESSSSQPYAIHSFDIPETVRYTVARQGNDFFVRLNMIGKHQVVLMNTMGQIVAMRFIDADEFGAEVRFENLPKGRFVVRVK; encoded by the coding sequence ATGGGTACTGCAACTTTAAAGTCTTTCGCTATGGCTTTCTGTGCATCTTTTGTTGCTCAGGGTGCTTTTGCTGCAGATTGGTTCGCCAAGGATAACCTTCAGCCGGGCCACGATCCTAGCATGATTCGTTTTGATGATGGTTATGCTCTCATGACCACCAATAACCAGCTTTCTCTTTGGACTTCCGAAGATTTGGTTAGTTGGAAGGCTCACGGCAAGACCATGACCTCGTTCCCTCAGTGGATTTATACCTACGCTCCCAAGATGGAAGACGTTTGGGCTCCCGATTTGTACGTGATGAACAATGAGTTCCGAGCCTACTATTGCGGTTCCGAATTCGGTGTTCGTAATTCTGCCATCGGTTATACCGCTTCCAAGTCCATTGTGCCGGGTACCGCAGGTTACGGCTGGACTGATCGTGGCCACGTGTTCCATACAAAGCAGGGTGCCGATAGTTATAACGCCATCGACCCCGATGTCATCAAGACCTCCAAGGGCGAATTCTGGATGGCTTTTGGCTCTTTCGGCATGGGTATTCAGCTGATCAAGTTGGACCCCACCACAGGCCTGCAGGCTAGCGACGACAAGACTGTGTATAACATCGCCCGCCGTACCAGCAAGGAAAGCGGTGGCGCCGAAGAAGGCCCCAGCCTCATTGAACATAATGGTCAGTTCTTCCTGTTTACCGCTTGGGACAAGTGCTGCCAGCAGGGTGCAACCATTGAACAGACGACTTATAAGACTGCCTATGGCCGTGCTGATAACATTACGGGCCCCTACAAGGACCGCGCTGGTTACAGCATGACTTCTGGCGGCGGCACTATTGTTCTTGAACGTTATGGTCGTTACGTAGGCCCGGGCGGTGGTGAACCTTTCCAGGATGTGAACCGTGTGCGCTTTGTGCATCACTATTATGACAATGCTGGTGATAAGTACAATCACATCCATATTCGTGATATTGTATTTACCGATGACAACTGGGCCGAAATGGGTCAGCCGTTCTTCGGTCGCTATTTGAGTGCCGAAGCTGAACACGGTGTTTTGACTCGTGCTGTTTCTGGTGACTTGGCTGTGACTCGTGGTAACAAGGCTTCCGGCAGCGAATACCTGGGTTACATCAATACCAAGGGTTCTGTGATCCATCTTCCCATGAACATCATGCAGGCTGGTGAATATATCCTCCGTTACCGCTATGCAAATGGTGGTACCGGAACTGCAACTCACAGCGTGACTGTGAATGGCAAGGCTCAGAATGTGAAACTGCCGTCCACGGGCGCTTGGGGTGAATTCCCGGAAACTTCTGTAGCCATGATTCCTGCAACCCTCAAGCGTGGTGGCAACTTCATTGATGTAAGCCCCGTACCTGATGGCGAAAACTTTGCAGAACTGGACCGTATCGACTTCCTCCGTGTCATTCGCGATACTATTCCGGGTAACGGCTTTGATAACGGTATCCGTGTCCGCTTAAACGAGGATGACGCCCTCGCCATGAAGGATGGCGCTTACGCAATCTTTGAAAACGTGATTACCGACTCCATTGTTTCTAACAAAGTTTCCATTCAGGTGAAGAATGCTTCTGGTAAACTGAGCCTCCGTTCTGGTTCCAAGTCTGGCACAGTACTTTCTGAATGTGACCTAAGCAAGGCTGAAACGGATGAAAATGGCTGGAGTGTGGTGGAATGTTCCGAAATGAAGTCCCAGAAGGGCGTTCAGGACTTCTACCTTACTGCAAGTGGTGTCTCTGGCGAAGTGGCTGTGGGCAACATCATGTTTAAGTCCGCTCCTGTTCCTATGTCCAGTTCCAGTGAAGTCGAGGAATCTTCTAGTTCCCAGCCGTATGCAATTCATTCCTTTGATATTCCGGAAACAGTTCGCTACACGGTGGCTCGCCAAGGTAATGATTTCTTTGTCCGTTTGAACATGATCGGTAAACATCAGGTTGTCTTGATGAACACCATGGGCCAGATTGTTGCAATGAGGTTCATTGATGCAGATGAATTCGGTGCCGAGGTTCGATTTGAAAATCTGCCCAAGGGTCGTTTTGTGGTGAGAGTAAAATAA
- a CDS encoding glycoside hydrolase family 43 protein, translating to MGLKKSLGVIAAGLVGLCSTTHAANPLTTSFYSADAAALVYHDSLFIFAGHDEQGPAGTNNKFFLMNDWHVMVTDDMASYHDYGAVLNYKTFAWADASAFAGHCEYRNGKFYWYVAVHHGSIKQDEGFAIGVAVADHPSGPWKDALGHALITDLTENDVKLNIDPVIFYDGDDIWMYWGSWNAGRRVKLKENMIELASKPEDIKIKDFFEAPWMHKFRGNYYFSYASGYPSTTNYSMAPSINGPWTQMGVINAKEDNSETNHQAIFKYMGHWYFMHHGANSPGGWTYRRSVNIDYLYYDRDGKIQKIVRTDGVDKVNNALIKDGGYRLTVSHSNLTLQDDGDMVVQQVADETAENQMWVIAQGKNARHYTLQNFATKKYYCPSNTLLDTVRTKETPCEIRIENASEKKGYYLFANYDDDYLGDVLNISKEPGMPVITWVRSGTDNQKVRFDAVTLPEPPESSSSSAITSSSSYDIGSSSGTASFVSAEKIGNPQLVSFSRNAGIRFSEPVDYMMMDVQGNVLHKGFGAEIPAAIMKSGVFLLKFGGKIQRIRM from the coding sequence ATGGGGTTGAAAAAGAGTTTGGGGGTTATTGCTGCTGGGCTTGTAGGGCTTTGCTCTACAACCCACGCGGCTAATCCGTTGACTACCAGTTTCTATTCTGCAGACGCTGCAGCGTTGGTTTATCACGACAGCTTGTTTATTTTTGCGGGTCACGACGAACAGGGCCCTGCAGGTACGAACAACAAGTTCTTCCTGATGAATGACTGGCATGTGATGGTTACCGATGACATGGCGAGCTATCATGATTATGGTGCTGTCCTTAACTACAAGACTTTTGCATGGGCCGATGCCAGCGCCTTTGCTGGTCATTGCGAATACCGTAATGGAAAGTTCTACTGGTACGTGGCCGTTCACCACGGCTCCATCAAGCAGGACGAAGGCTTTGCTATTGGGGTGGCCGTAGCGGATCATCCGTCTGGCCCGTGGAAAGACGCTCTCGGTCATGCGCTGATTACGGACCTTACCGAAAACGACGTCAAGCTGAATATTGATCCCGTCATCTTCTATGATGGTGATGACATCTGGATGTATTGGGGCTCCTGGAACGCCGGCCGCCGTGTAAAGCTGAAAGAGAACATGATCGAGCTTGCCAGTAAGCCTGAAGATATCAAAATCAAGGATTTCTTCGAAGCTCCCTGGATGCATAAGTTCCGTGGTAATTACTACTTCAGCTATGCTTCCGGTTATCCCTCTACAACAAATTATTCCATGGCTCCTTCCATCAATGGTCCTTGGACCCAGATGGGGGTGATTAATGCCAAGGAAGACAATTCTGAAACCAATCATCAGGCTATTTTCAAGTACATGGGCCATTGGTACTTTATGCATCATGGTGCCAATTCTCCCGGAGGCTGGACTTATCGCCGTTCCGTGAATATTGATTACCTGTACTATGATCGAGATGGCAAGATTCAGAAAATCGTTCGTACTGATGGTGTAGATAAAGTAAATAACGCCTTAATCAAGGATGGCGGCTACCGTCTTACGGTAAGTCATAGCAATTTGACTTTGCAGGATGATGGTGATATGGTTGTGCAGCAGGTTGCTGACGAAACTGCTGAAAACCAGATGTGGGTTATTGCCCAAGGCAAGAATGCCCGCCATTACACATTGCAGAACTTTGCTACCAAGAAGTATTACTGCCCGTCCAATACTTTGTTGGATACCGTTCGTACCAAGGAAACTCCCTGCGAAATTCGTATTGAAAATGCTTCTGAAAAGAAGGGCTATTACCTTTTCGCAAATTATGATGACGATTATCTCGGTGACGTGCTGAATATTTCCAAGGAGCCTGGTATGCCGGTGATTACTTGGGTTCGCTCTGGAACTGATAATCAGAAGGTCCGCTTTGATGCGGTAACATTGCCCGAGCCGCCGGAATCATCCTCCAGCTCTGCTATTACCTCTAGCAGTTCGTATGATATCGGCAGCAGTAGTGGTACCGCATCCTTTGTTTCTGCTGAAAAAATAGGTAATCCGCAGTTGGTTTCGTTCTCCCGTAATGCTGGAATCCGTTTTTCTGAACCTGTCGACTATATGATGATGGATGTTCAGGGTAACGTTCTCCATAAGGGTTTTGGGGCTGAAATCCCTGCCGCAATAATGAAATCCGGAGTGTTCTTGCTGAAATTCGGCGGAAAAATCCAAAGAATCCGCATGTAA
- a CDS encoding NAD-dependent epimerase/dehydratase family protein, giving the protein MNSYLKFEDPSITVALVGCGGFIGSHLLKAILERTQWRVFGVDLDSYRIQEHLSNDRFEFLSADLNERSVVDRLARYPIVVNLAAICTPSRYMAEAATVIRSNYDHPARLADACAKSGSWLIHFSTSEIYGKTAADSGLLDEDRSEITFGPVTASRWSYATAKLLTERYLVGLEGLRWSVVRPFNFVGPYMDFMPGVDGEGIPRVLANFSSALVRGVALKLVNGGVAKRSFTSVHDAVDFMFCLFRAGAAAEGHAFNVGNPDNELTIAELASRMRKIYAKIKGVDESAVPQPVAIDGEEYYGKGYEDSLRRMPSVTKAEKILGFRATTPLDVVLEESLRWFVDHYQVVVNPMAAE; this is encoded by the coding sequence TTGAATAGTTACTTGAAATTTGAAGATCCTTCTATCACCGTGGCTCTTGTGGGCTGCGGTGGTTTTATTGGTAGCCATCTCTTAAAGGCTATCTTGGAACGCACCCAGTGGCGTGTATTTGGCGTGGACCTGGATTCCTACAGAATTCAGGAACATTTGTCTAATGATCGCTTCGAATTTTTAAGTGCAGACTTGAACGAGCGTAGTGTCGTTGATCGGTTGGCTAGGTACCCGATTGTGGTGAACCTGGCTGCCATTTGTACGCCTAGCCGATATATGGCTGAAGCGGCAACAGTAATCCGCAGTAACTATGATCACCCGGCGCGCTTGGCCGATGCTTGTGCCAAGAGTGGTTCCTGGCTTATCCATTTCTCGACCTCGGAAATTTATGGTAAGACGGCAGCTGATTCTGGTTTGCTTGATGAGGATCGCTCCGAAATTACCTTTGGTCCGGTAACGGCTAGCCGTTGGAGCTATGCCACGGCAAAACTTTTGACGGAACGTTACCTAGTTGGTTTGGAAGGCTTGCGTTGGTCAGTTGTGCGTCCCTTTAATTTTGTTGGCCCCTACATGGATTTCATGCCGGGTGTAGATGGGGAAGGGATTCCTCGCGTGCTGGCAAATTTCTCCTCGGCACTTGTTCGCGGCGTGGCTTTGAAATTGGTGAATGGCGGTGTCGCGAAGCGTAGCTTTACATCCGTTCATGACGCTGTGGATTTTATGTTTTGCTTGTTTAGGGCGGGCGCTGCTGCTGAAGGTCATGCGTTCAACGTAGGCAATCCTGATAATGAATTGACCATTGCGGAACTTGCTTCTCGTATGCGAAAGATTTACGCGAAAATCAAGGGCGTTGATGAGTCGGCTGTACCGCAGCCGGTCGCTATTGATGGTGAAGAATATTACGGCAAGGGTTATGAAGATTCCTTGCGCCGCATGCCTAGTGTGACAAAGGCTGAAAAGATCCTTGGATTCAGGGCTACGACTCCTTTGGATGTTGTGCTGGAAGAATCCTTGAGGTGGTTTGTGGACCATTACCAGGTTGTTGTAAACCCGATGGCGGCGGAATAA
- a CDS encoding glycosyltransferase family 2 protein has product MSAPVFDTFIFVPAYNVEKTLAGVLEKIPESVWKRSRILVINDGSKDGTGNVARKYPVEYFAFEQNSGYGAVVKKGIAEGLASGAKYIACLHGDGQYPANLLDEFLEHLENFKAEVRVADGSVEKRSLALLQGSRRAVAGGAKAGNMPLHKRIGGAFLTALENVAFKYKLTDRHSGFILYNAEFLRQVDVDKLSPSFDIDLELISIADARFALGELPIPTVYADEKSNLNVINYGLRCLRLVWRRLWMN; this is encoded by the coding sequence ATGTCCGCACCTGTTTTCGATACCTTTATTTTTGTTCCTGCCTATAATGTGGAAAAGACGTTGGCGGGAGTTCTTGAAAAGATTCCGGAATCTGTCTGGAAACGTTCCAGAATTCTTGTGATTAATGATGGTTCCAAGGATGGTACGGGAAATGTTGCCCGCAAATATCCTGTAGAATATTTCGCGTTTGAACAAAATAGTGGTTATGGAGCTGTTGTAAAAAAAGGAATTGCCGAGGGGCTGGCAAGTGGGGCGAAATACATTGCTTGCTTGCATGGAGATGGCCAATATCCTGCGAATCTGTTGGATGAGTTTCTTGAACATCTGGAAAATTTCAAGGCTGAGGTCCGTGTTGCTGACGGCTCCGTTGAAAAGCGTAGCTTGGCTCTTTTGCAGGGAAGTCGCCGCGCTGTTGCAGGGGGAGCCAAGGCGGGGAATATGCCTTTGCACAAACGTATTGGCGGAGCCTTCTTGACGGCGCTTGAAAACGTTGCTTTTAAATACAAGCTAACGGACCGCCATAGCGGATTTATTCTTTATAATGCAGAATTTCTCCGCCAGGTAGATGTAGATAAATTAAGTCCCAGTTTCGACATTGACTTGGAATTGATTTCCATTGCAGATGCGAGGTTTGCTTTGGGTGAATTGCCTATTCCCACGGTTTATGCCGATGAAAAATCCAATTTGAATGTGATTAATTACGGCTTACGTTGCCTTCGGTTGGTTTGGCGACGTTTGTGGATGAATTAA
- a CDS encoding MoxR family ATPase, whose protein sequence is MIKSLTSALNNVLLGKNDTVELLLMALLADGHVLIEDVPGTGKTTLSKALAAAVGADFARIQFTPDLLPADVTGGAVYNAKTGEFNIKKGPVFTQILLADEINRASPRTQSSLLEAMEERQVSLEGERHKLPELFMVLATENPVEFHGVFPLPEAQMDRFMVRISVGYPSEETELDILRSHREGRPIDKVVAVTRPEDILKARAQVMKVHVDESLERYVVSLVQATRNDGGVRLAASPRAGLNLIRMAQACAFMNGRDFVNPDDIQRVFFPVMEHRVFAKDSANPEASKNILQSILKKVAIPK, encoded by the coding sequence ATGATCAAGTCCTTAACTTCCGCTTTGAATAACGTTCTTCTTGGAAAGAACGATACTGTTGAACTTTTACTCATGGCACTTTTGGCCGATGGCCATGTGCTGATTGAAGATGTTCCTGGTACAGGTAAGACCACTTTGAGCAAGGCTTTGGCTGCTGCGGTGGGTGCCGACTTTGCCCGAATCCAGTTTACTCCGGATTTGCTCCCTGCTGATGTGACTGGCGGTGCCGTATATAATGCCAAGACTGGCGAATTCAATATTAAGAAAGGTCCTGTTTTTACTCAGATCCTTTTGGCTGATGAAATCAACCGTGCGTCGCCCCGAACCCAGAGTTCTTTGCTGGAAGCTATGGAAGAACGCCAGGTTTCCTTGGAAGGTGAACGCCACAAGTTGCCGGAACTCTTTATGGTTCTTGCTACAGAAAACCCTGTGGAATTCCACGGGGTGTTCCCGCTGCCGGAAGCTCAGATGGACCGTTTTATGGTGAGAATTTCTGTGGGGTACCCGTCGGAGGAAACGGAACTTGATATTCTGCGTTCTCATCGCGAAGGCAGGCCCATTGACAAGGTGGTGGCGGTGACGCGCCCCGAGGACATTCTGAAGGCTCGTGCCCAGGTGATGAAGGTTCATGTGGACGAGTCCCTGGAGCGTTATGTGGTTTCCTTGGTGCAGGCGACAAGAAACGATGGCGGTGTCCGTTTGGCGGCAAGCCCTCGTGCTGGCCTAAACCTGATTCGTATGGCTCAGGCCTGCGCCTTTATGAATGGCCGTGACTTTGTGAATCCCGATGATATCCAGAGGGTATTCTTCCCGGTAATGGAACATCGCGTGTTCGCCAAGGACAGCGCCAATCCTGAAGCTAGCAAGAATATTTTGCAGAGTATACTGAAGAAGGTTGCTATTCCGAAATAG
- a CDS encoding DUF58 domain-containing protein, translating into MSFAKWFVNSVPRAPKRAGLLMHAYYLWQEYLTTAGRAAFALFPLAMASGMIPGFWAAWIFCGLDFLLILGTIISLFVSCKLNYVTVDNVVVAPAYEGEVATVTAEVGVGLEDSVNAIGRRKIRGKGPSRLDSVQLASFRMDPSLKCEGSEFVQISKADGLKKLECKIQTKDRGAYPLKKVSACVLEIMGILQWPYPFRGSAELLVYPRPVNVGEFPFLTAGASGMVFAPLLMPSLTRGMNFVGVREYREGDALRDLHHRAFARYGRPFTKEFETERGAGAILVLDTAAPTFAERQHLEAAIRLTAGIGLWLMERNILGRFFIDDEEISLAGSGAADGERRKNLLDALARIPAASLTNAKKPTPWSPAARPMDPVLRVGLFSKEEPLVHKHIVVTRFKGDVPANGESSSDKILYVDAKTTGGVSL; encoded by the coding sequence ATGTCTTTCGCCAAATGGTTTGTAAATAGCGTCCCCCGTGCGCCTAAGCGTGCGGGCTTGTTGATGCATGCTTACTACCTGTGGCAAGAATACTTGACTACCGCGGGGCGTGCTGCGTTTGCCTTGTTCCCTCTTGCGATGGCTTCTGGTATGATTCCCGGATTCTGGGCTGCCTGGATTTTTTGTGGCCTTGATTTCCTGTTGATCCTGGGAACGATTATCTCCCTGTTTGTATCCTGCAAACTCAATTATGTGACGGTAGATAACGTGGTGGTGGCGCCTGCCTATGAAGGCGAGGTGGCGACGGTTACCGCGGAAGTTGGCGTTGGATTGGAAGACTCGGTCAATGCCATAGGCCGTCGTAAAATTCGTGGTAAAGGTCCTTCTCGATTGGATTCCGTTCAGTTAGCTTCCTTCCGAATGGATCCAAGTTTAAAATGTGAAGGATCTGAATTCGTCCAAATTTCGAAAGCCGATGGGTTGAAAAAATTGGAATGCAAAATTCAGACAAAGGATCGTGGCGCCTATCCTCTGAAAAAAGTTTCTGCCTGTGTTCTTGAAATCATGGGAATCCTGCAGTGGCCTTATCCGTTCAGAGGTTCTGCTGAGCTTTTGGTCTATCCGCGGCCTGTAAATGTGGGTGAGTTTCCGTTTTTGACCGCAGGTGCATCCGGTATGGTATTTGCTCCGCTTTTAATGCCAAGCCTTACCCGCGGAATGAATTTTGTCGGTGTACGTGAATATCGTGAGGGCGACGCTCTTCGCGATTTGCACCATAGGGCTTTTGCCCGATATGGCCGCCCCTTCACCAAGGAATTTGAAACAGAACGAGGGGCGGGTGCAATTCTCGTTCTTGATACGGCGGCACCGACGTTTGCGGAACGTCAACATCTGGAAGCTGCCATCAGGCTCACTGCAGGCATTGGCCTGTGGCTTATGGAAAGAAACATCCTGGGCCGTTTCTTTATCGATGACGAAGAAATTTCTCTTGCAGGTTCCGGTGCCGCCGATGGTGAACGCCGCAAGAACTTGCTTGATGCCCTTGCTCGCATTCCTGCGGCAAGCCTCACCAATGCGAAAAAGCCTACGCCTTGGTCCCCTGCGGCTCGTCCCATGGATCCTGTTTTACGCGTCGGGCTTTTCTCCAAGGAAGAACCTCTGGTCCACAAGCACATTGTGGTCACCCGCTTCAAGGGCGACGTCCCTGCCAACGGTGAATCCAGTTCAGACAAGATCCTTTACGTTGATGCCAAAACCACTGGCGGAGTGTCTCTATGA
- a CDS encoding transglutaminase-like domain-containing protein: MKKEIVDIRYVTKVLFLVLTSFNLGHTFGVTWLGLIFTAFFAVTGFLNASSRREFSKRPKYNKIPAYGAIVPLALYWVMTPGVEGGVNPVMVFLPGLYLLFLAALQERSRGNGGFEAFVAFDGVAALLFSFFSIPRGWAPVGFVALLLAVFSYSRRGTAWYKYVLFLLIVAMLSASSYGGWRYWRAHRYERGAKWADDYYQRERVMGFDQVAALGSFGSNYNGKYNDQVVLRVWDSLPSTYLKAASYEKYVAGIWKLPTEPAKTLTPAYYQVDYAVLEVADSLTKPFDTTGAPRPVRQVWVQSTINNFGFVFAPYGTVGFAAKDVDSLQYFAGGMVNGLGQNGKRSDWHYFVCDDRAGSVGYVESTDSAKFSDCQVPDSLLAYRAGDLQIGKRYEPLVDSVVLAMGLVRGDSLNESLEGSVPVRDEENLQRILAYFKNNFTYSLQVPGLNRWQGGSNPNNDPLSVFWHARQGFCEYYATLSVLALRRVGIPARYVTGFAHPEVVEGRPYAIFRRKHSHSWVEAFVDGHWVIFDPTPPMMLAPLGSEPNWFAVKWEGLQGRAARIMHFLKEGEWRRTVDAWQNYTQKITDGVAIYVALVIAILAFVGLKIRRYIKGRRRNIITPKNAAAIEWARRLTKAELTLATLGFHREDGETVGAFVKRLLKVNVVDSTSKEKLQQSISVLQDYEEQRWVK, from the coding sequence ATGAAAAAAGAAATCGTAGACATCCGCTATGTGACCAAGGTACTGTTCCTTGTGTTGACCTCCTTCAATCTGGGTCATACCTTTGGAGTGACTTGGCTGGGCCTGATTTTTACAGCCTTCTTTGCCGTCACAGGATTTTTAAACGCCTCAAGCCGACGAGAATTTTCGAAGCGCCCCAAGTACAACAAGATTCCCGCTTATGGTGCCATTGTTCCGCTGGCGCTTTACTGGGTCATGACTCCGGGGGTTGAAGGCGGGGTGAATCCGGTAATGGTTTTCTTGCCTGGATTGTATTTGCTGTTCCTCGCCGCCCTCCAGGAACGAAGCCGTGGAAATGGAGGCTTTGAAGCCTTTGTCGCCTTTGATGGTGTGGCCGCACTTTTGTTTAGTTTCTTCTCGATTCCAAGAGGCTGGGCCCCTGTGGGCTTTGTGGCGCTTCTGCTGGCGGTGTTCTCCTACAGCCGTCGTGGCACCGCATGGTACAAGTATGTGCTTTTCTTGCTGATCGTAGCCATGCTCAGCGCTTCATCCTACGGGGGCTGGCGTTACTGGCGGGCTCACCGTTACGAAAGAGGTGCTAAGTGGGCCGACGACTATTACCAGCGTGAACGCGTCATGGGCTTTGATCAGGTTGCGGCCCTGGGAAGCTTCGGTAGCAACTATAACGGCAAGTACAATGACCAGGTGGTGCTTCGTGTCTGGGATTCTTTGCCGTCCACTTATTTGAAGGCTGCCAGCTATGAAAAGTATGTGGCGGGCATTTGGAAACTCCCCACGGAACCGGCCAAAACCTTGACTCCCGCTTATTACCAGGTGGACTACGCGGTTCTTGAAGTTGCCGATTCGTTAACAAAGCCGTTTGATACAACGGGGGCTCCACGCCCTGTTCGCCAGGTTTGGGTGCAGTCCACCATCAATAATTTTGGATTTGTATTTGCCCCCTATGGAACTGTGGGCTTTGCTGCCAAGGATGTAGATTCCCTCCAGTATTTTGCCGGCGGTATGGTGAATGGCCTGGGCCAAAATGGAAAACGTTCGGACTGGCATTACTTTGTTTGTGATGACCGTGCAGGCTCCGTCGGATATGTCGAATCCACTGACTCTGCAAAATTTTCCGATTGCCAAGTTCCGGATTCCCTGCTTGCGTACAGGGCCGGTGATTTGCAAATTGGAAAACGATATGAACCTTTGGTTGATTCTGTGGTTCTCGCCATGGGCCTTGTTCGCGGCGATTCCTTGAATGAATCCTTGGAAGGTTCCGTACCGGTTCGTGATGAAGAAAATCTTCAGCGAATTCTTGCGTACTTCAAAAATAACTTTACTTACTCCTTGCAAGTTCCTGGATTGAACCGTTGGCAAGGTGGCTCCAATCCAAACAACGATCCTTTGTCTGTTTTCTGGCATGCTAGGCAGGGCTTCTGCGAATACTACGCCACCTTGTCTGTGCTGGCCTTGCGTCGTGTTGGAATACCTGCCCGCTACGTCACTGGTTTTGCGCACCCGGAAGTGGTGGAGGGACGGCCTTACGCCATCTTCCGTCGAAAGCATTCCCATTCCTGGGTGGAAGCCTTTGTGGATGGTCACTGGGTGATCTTTGACCCGACTCCTCCAATGATGCTGGCTCCGTTAGGTTCCGAACCCAACTGGTTTGCCGTAAAGTGGGAAGGCCTGCAAGGTCGTGCAGCTCGCATCATGCATTTCCTCAAGGAAGGGGAATGGCGCCGTACTGTAGACGCTTGGCAGAACTACACACAAAAGATTACGGATGGTGTTGCCATTTACGTGGCTCTGGTAATTGCAATCCTCGCCTTTGTGGGTCTTAAGATTCGCAGATACATAAAGGGCCGCCGTCGCAACATCATTACCCCGAAGAATGCCGCCGCTATCGAATGGGCCCGTAGGCTGACCAAGGCTGAACTAACCCTAGCGACCCTGGGTTTCCATCGAGAAGATGGAGAAACCGTAGGTGCGTTTGTTAAACGATTGCTGAAGGTAAATGTCGTAGACTCTACGTCGAAAGAAAAGTTACAACAGTCCATATCGGTTCTTCAAGACTACGAAGAACAAAGATGGGTTAAATAG